The following are from one region of the Megachile rotundata isolate GNS110a chromosome 15, iyMegRotu1, whole genome shotgun sequence genome:
- the ZnT77C gene encoding zinc transporter 77C isoform X1: MNIFISIVGDNSAVSVVVRFLYRSSDSHIRQLNRVSSAISIVSLGCYILSRLSGMPYQVNNVHIYINLFLWVMAVKEWFRRLQPVQLYLVLFFTTAFFVVEIVASHVTHSLTLLLNAYHMLCNIIALAGCIASIKYSRRQSGSSYSGNSICSSVHNSSICINGEERGSSTSLSTKTKQSRSDRRMKNTFGWARIDIVTMLICCVLLASFCFSLLVEALQTLVHIDHLDEMHHPMPVLAIGASGILLNAFCYILIGGYTFNQGIVLHVTMNGDVILRRNVSSQQTKEGEQQLSTQTRRSPLGIPKSQGFRETCRDVLGCIFVILVSILVYFTDSNVAKYIDPLFAIISSISLFVLSYPYMKESGLILLQTIPNHINIDSLKRELLEAFPGIVNVHDLHVWQLTGQKIISTVHIIFLDPMVYASITDQVTAFFIEMGITQVTIQPEFHKIKPNTTRTGCLIRCHGERCSSSQCCSKEKFIEDSDVTIKMQGQSINKKLEKKEIVPSSSSIDLKKFIVHDKECISQPHLSRDISTRNRTNDGRTQNVNDVIDDSSCTINIDISDRQSSGIPIQNAAS, encoded by the exons atgaacatatttatttCTATCGTTGGCGATAATAGTGCGGTATCCGTTGTTGTTCGTTTTCTGTATCGCTCGAGCGACAGCCACATCCGCCAGCTGAATCGCGTTTCTTCTGCCATTTCGATAGTGTCACTCGGCTGTTACATCTTGTCGAGGTTGTCGGGGATGCCTTATCAAGTAAACAACGTTCATATTTATATCAACCTGTTTCTATG GGTCATGGCTGTGAAAGAATGGTTCAGAAGATTGCAGCCGGTCCAGTTGTACCTAGTCCTGTTCTTTACAACTGCCTTCTTCGTCGTCGAGATTGTTGCCAGCCATGTCACTCACTCACTGACATTACTTCTCAATGCCTATCACATGCTGTGTAATATCATTGCACTTGCCGGCTGCATCGCGTCGATCAAG TATAGCCGTCGTCAAAGTGGAAGCAGTTACAGTGGAAACAGTATTTGCAGTTCAGTACATAATTCCTCCATTTGTATAAATGGCGAAGAACGAGGTTCCTCGACATCTTTGTCGACAAAGACTAAG CAATCACGATCGGATAGAAGAATGAAGAATACTTTTGGCTGGGCCAGGATAGATATCGTTACAATGTTAATCTGCTGTGTTTTGCTGGCGTCATTTTGTTTTTCGTTGCTGGTGGAAGCTTTGCAGACTCTGGTACACATTGATCATCTGGACGAAATGCATCATCCGATGCCGGTTTTAGCGATCGGTGCATCTGGCATTCTTTTGAACGCCTTTTGTTACATACTAATCGGAGGATACACCTTTAATCAGGGAATTGTTTTACATGTTACCATGAACGGAGACGTCATTCTACGGAg AAATGTTAGCTCGCAGCAAACAAAGGAAGGTGAACAGCAGTTATCAACGCAAACCAGAAGAAGTCCATTGGGAATACCAAAGAGTCAGGGTTTTCGGGAAACTTGCCGTGACGTACTAGGCTGCATTTTCGTAATTCTGGTATCCATTTTGGTGTATTTCACTGACTCGAATGTAGCCAAGTACATAGATCCACTTTTCGCCATTATTTCTTCGATTTCTCTCTTCGTCCTCAGCTATCCATATA TGAAGGAATCTGGCTTAATTCTGCTTCAAACAATACCAAATCACATAAACATTGATTCTCTAAAAAGGGAATTATTGGAGGCATTCCCGGGCATAGTAAACGTCCACGATTTGCACGTATGGCAGCTAACAGGACAGAAGATAATATCTACTGTGCACATAATATTTTTGGACCCAATG GTTTATGCTAGTATTACTGATCAGGTGACTGCTTTCTTTATAGAGATGGGTATAACTCAAGTTACTATACAACCAGAGTTCCATAAA ATAAAGCCAAATACGACAAGAACCGGTTGTCTGATTCGGTGTCACGGCGAACGCTGCAGCTCCTCACAATGTTGTTCTAAAGAGAAGTTCATCGAGGACTCTGATGTAACCATTAAAATGCAAGGACAATCTATAAACAAGAAGCTTGAGAAGAAAGAAATTGTACCATCTTCATCGTCGATCGACTTGAAGAAATTCATCGTTCACGATAAAGAGTGCATTTCGCAACCTCAtttgtctagggatatttcgacCCGCAATCGAACGAACGACGGTCGAACACAAAATGTCAACGATGTTATTGACGATAGTTCCTGTACGATAAATATAGATATCAGTGATAGACAATCTAGTGGAATTCCTATACAGAACGCGGCATCTTAA
- the ZnT77C gene encoding zinc transporter 77C isoform X2, with the protein MFSNVNEVTSTVMAVKEWFRRLQPVQLYLVLFFTTAFFVVEIVASHVTHSLTLLLNAYHMLCNIIALAGCIASIKYSRRQSGSSYSGNSICSSVHNSSICINGEERGSSTSLSTKTKQSRSDRRMKNTFGWARIDIVTMLICCVLLASFCFSLLVEALQTLVHIDHLDEMHHPMPVLAIGASGILLNAFCYILIGGYTFNQGIVLHVTMNGDVILRRNVSSQQTKEGEQQLSTQTRRSPLGIPKSQGFRETCRDVLGCIFVILVSILVYFTDSNVAKYIDPLFAIISSISLFVLSYPYMKESGLILLQTIPNHINIDSLKRELLEAFPGIVNVHDLHVWQLTGQKIISTVHIIFLDPMVYASITDQVTAFFIEMGITQVTIQPEFHKIKPNTTRTGCLIRCHGERCSSSQCCSKEKFIEDSDVTIKMQGQSINKKLEKKEIVPSSSSIDLKKFIVHDKECISQPHLSRDISTRNRTNDGRTQNVNDVIDDSSCTINIDISDRQSSGIPIQNAAS; encoded by the exons ATGTTCTCAAACGTAAACGAAGTTACGTCAAC GGTCATGGCTGTGAAAGAATGGTTCAGAAGATTGCAGCCGGTCCAGTTGTACCTAGTCCTGTTCTTTACAACTGCCTTCTTCGTCGTCGAGATTGTTGCCAGCCATGTCACTCACTCACTGACATTACTTCTCAATGCCTATCACATGCTGTGTAATATCATTGCACTTGCCGGCTGCATCGCGTCGATCAAG TATAGCCGTCGTCAAAGTGGAAGCAGTTACAGTGGAAACAGTATTTGCAGTTCAGTACATAATTCCTCCATTTGTATAAATGGCGAAGAACGAGGTTCCTCGACATCTTTGTCGACAAAGACTAAG CAATCACGATCGGATAGAAGAATGAAGAATACTTTTGGCTGGGCCAGGATAGATATCGTTACAATGTTAATCTGCTGTGTTTTGCTGGCGTCATTTTGTTTTTCGTTGCTGGTGGAAGCTTTGCAGACTCTGGTACACATTGATCATCTGGACGAAATGCATCATCCGATGCCGGTTTTAGCGATCGGTGCATCTGGCATTCTTTTGAACGCCTTTTGTTACATACTAATCGGAGGATACACCTTTAATCAGGGAATTGTTTTACATGTTACCATGAACGGAGACGTCATTCTACGGAg AAATGTTAGCTCGCAGCAAACAAAGGAAGGTGAACAGCAGTTATCAACGCAAACCAGAAGAAGTCCATTGGGAATACCAAAGAGTCAGGGTTTTCGGGAAACTTGCCGTGACGTACTAGGCTGCATTTTCGTAATTCTGGTATCCATTTTGGTGTATTTCACTGACTCGAATGTAGCCAAGTACATAGATCCACTTTTCGCCATTATTTCTTCGATTTCTCTCTTCGTCCTCAGCTATCCATATA TGAAGGAATCTGGCTTAATTCTGCTTCAAACAATACCAAATCACATAAACATTGATTCTCTAAAAAGGGAATTATTGGAGGCATTCCCGGGCATAGTAAACGTCCACGATTTGCACGTATGGCAGCTAACAGGACAGAAGATAATATCTACTGTGCACATAATATTTTTGGACCCAATG GTTTATGCTAGTATTACTGATCAGGTGACTGCTTTCTTTATAGAGATGGGTATAACTCAAGTTACTATACAACCAGAGTTCCATAAA ATAAAGCCAAATACGACAAGAACCGGTTGTCTGATTCGGTGTCACGGCGAACGCTGCAGCTCCTCACAATGTTGTTCTAAAGAGAAGTTCATCGAGGACTCTGATGTAACCATTAAAATGCAAGGACAATCTATAAACAAGAAGCTTGAGAAGAAAGAAATTGTACCATCTTCATCGTCGATCGACTTGAAGAAATTCATCGTTCACGATAAAGAGTGCATTTCGCAACCTCAtttgtctagggatatttcgacCCGCAATCGAACGAACGACGGTCGAACACAAAATGTCAACGATGTTATTGACGATAGTTCCTGTACGATAAATATAGATATCAGTGATAGACAATCTAGTGGAATTCCTATACAGAACGCGGCATCTTAA
- the ZnT77C gene encoding zinc transporter 77C isoform X3 — protein sequence MQRTRVMAVKEWFRRLQPVQLYLVLFFTTAFFVVEIVASHVTHSLTLLLNAYHMLCNIIALAGCIASIKYSRRQSGSSYSGNSICSSVHNSSICINGEERGSSTSLSTKTKQSRSDRRMKNTFGWARIDIVTMLICCVLLASFCFSLLVEALQTLVHIDHLDEMHHPMPVLAIGASGILLNAFCYILIGGYTFNQGIVLHVTMNGDVILRRNVSSQQTKEGEQQLSTQTRRSPLGIPKSQGFRETCRDVLGCIFVILVSILVYFTDSNVAKYIDPLFAIISSISLFVLSYPYMKESGLILLQTIPNHINIDSLKRELLEAFPGIVNVHDLHVWQLTGQKIISTVHIIFLDPMVYASITDQVTAFFIEMGITQVTIQPEFHKIKPNTTRTGCLIRCHGERCSSSQCCSKEKFIEDSDVTIKMQGQSINKKLEKKEIVPSSSSIDLKKFIVHDKECISQPHLSRDISTRNRTNDGRTQNVNDVIDDSSCTINIDISDRQSSGIPIQNAAS from the exons GGTCATGGCTGTGAAAGAATGGTTCAGAAGATTGCAGCCGGTCCAGTTGTACCTAGTCCTGTTCTTTACAACTGCCTTCTTCGTCGTCGAGATTGTTGCCAGCCATGTCACTCACTCACTGACATTACTTCTCAATGCCTATCACATGCTGTGTAATATCATTGCACTTGCCGGCTGCATCGCGTCGATCAAG TATAGCCGTCGTCAAAGTGGAAGCAGTTACAGTGGAAACAGTATTTGCAGTTCAGTACATAATTCCTCCATTTGTATAAATGGCGAAGAACGAGGTTCCTCGACATCTTTGTCGACAAAGACTAAG CAATCACGATCGGATAGAAGAATGAAGAATACTTTTGGCTGGGCCAGGATAGATATCGTTACAATGTTAATCTGCTGTGTTTTGCTGGCGTCATTTTGTTTTTCGTTGCTGGTGGAAGCTTTGCAGACTCTGGTACACATTGATCATCTGGACGAAATGCATCATCCGATGCCGGTTTTAGCGATCGGTGCATCTGGCATTCTTTTGAACGCCTTTTGTTACATACTAATCGGAGGATACACCTTTAATCAGGGAATTGTTTTACATGTTACCATGAACGGAGACGTCATTCTACGGAg AAATGTTAGCTCGCAGCAAACAAAGGAAGGTGAACAGCAGTTATCAACGCAAACCAGAAGAAGTCCATTGGGAATACCAAAGAGTCAGGGTTTTCGGGAAACTTGCCGTGACGTACTAGGCTGCATTTTCGTAATTCTGGTATCCATTTTGGTGTATTTCACTGACTCGAATGTAGCCAAGTACATAGATCCACTTTTCGCCATTATTTCTTCGATTTCTCTCTTCGTCCTCAGCTATCCATATA TGAAGGAATCTGGCTTAATTCTGCTTCAAACAATACCAAATCACATAAACATTGATTCTCTAAAAAGGGAATTATTGGAGGCATTCCCGGGCATAGTAAACGTCCACGATTTGCACGTATGGCAGCTAACAGGACAGAAGATAATATCTACTGTGCACATAATATTTTTGGACCCAATG GTTTATGCTAGTATTACTGATCAGGTGACTGCTTTCTTTATAGAGATGGGTATAACTCAAGTTACTATACAACCAGAGTTCCATAAA ATAAAGCCAAATACGACAAGAACCGGTTGTCTGATTCGGTGTCACGGCGAACGCTGCAGCTCCTCACAATGTTGTTCTAAAGAGAAGTTCATCGAGGACTCTGATGTAACCATTAAAATGCAAGGACAATCTATAAACAAGAAGCTTGAGAAGAAAGAAATTGTACCATCTTCATCGTCGATCGACTTGAAGAAATTCATCGTTCACGATAAAGAGTGCATTTCGCAACCTCAtttgtctagggatatttcgacCCGCAATCGAACGAACGACGGTCGAACACAAAATGTCAACGATGTTATTGACGATAGTTCCTGTACGATAAATATAGATATCAGTGATAGACAATCTAGTGGAATTCCTATACAGAACGCGGCATCTTAA
- the ZnT77C gene encoding zinc transporter 77C isoform X4, which yields MAVKEWFRRLQPVQLYLVLFFTTAFFVVEIVASHVTHSLTLLLNAYHMLCNIIALAGCIASIKYSRRQSGSSYSGNSICSSVHNSSICINGEERGSSTSLSTKTKQSRSDRRMKNTFGWARIDIVTMLICCVLLASFCFSLLVEALQTLVHIDHLDEMHHPMPVLAIGASGILLNAFCYILIGGYTFNQGIVLHVTMNGDVILRRNVSSQQTKEGEQQLSTQTRRSPLGIPKSQGFRETCRDVLGCIFVILVSILVYFTDSNVAKYIDPLFAIISSISLFVLSYPYMKESGLILLQTIPNHINIDSLKRELLEAFPGIVNVHDLHVWQLTGQKIISTVHIIFLDPMVYASITDQVTAFFIEMGITQVTIQPEFHKIKPNTTRTGCLIRCHGERCSSSQCCSKEKFIEDSDVTIKMQGQSINKKLEKKEIVPSSSSIDLKKFIVHDKECISQPHLSRDISTRNRTNDGRTQNVNDVIDDSSCTINIDISDRQSSGIPIQNAAS from the exons ATGGCTGTGAAAGAATGGTTCAGAAGATTGCAGCCGGTCCAGTTGTACCTAGTCCTGTTCTTTACAACTGCCTTCTTCGTCGTCGAGATTGTTGCCAGCCATGTCACTCACTCACTGACATTACTTCTCAATGCCTATCACATGCTGTGTAATATCATTGCACTTGCCGGCTGCATCGCGTCGATCAAG TATAGCCGTCGTCAAAGTGGAAGCAGTTACAGTGGAAACAGTATTTGCAGTTCAGTACATAATTCCTCCATTTGTATAAATGGCGAAGAACGAGGTTCCTCGACATCTTTGTCGACAAAGACTAAG CAATCACGATCGGATAGAAGAATGAAGAATACTTTTGGCTGGGCCAGGATAGATATCGTTACAATGTTAATCTGCTGTGTTTTGCTGGCGTCATTTTGTTTTTCGTTGCTGGTGGAAGCTTTGCAGACTCTGGTACACATTGATCATCTGGACGAAATGCATCATCCGATGCCGGTTTTAGCGATCGGTGCATCTGGCATTCTTTTGAACGCCTTTTGTTACATACTAATCGGAGGATACACCTTTAATCAGGGAATTGTTTTACATGTTACCATGAACGGAGACGTCATTCTACGGAg AAATGTTAGCTCGCAGCAAACAAAGGAAGGTGAACAGCAGTTATCAACGCAAACCAGAAGAAGTCCATTGGGAATACCAAAGAGTCAGGGTTTTCGGGAAACTTGCCGTGACGTACTAGGCTGCATTTTCGTAATTCTGGTATCCATTTTGGTGTATTTCACTGACTCGAATGTAGCCAAGTACATAGATCCACTTTTCGCCATTATTTCTTCGATTTCTCTCTTCGTCCTCAGCTATCCATATA TGAAGGAATCTGGCTTAATTCTGCTTCAAACAATACCAAATCACATAAACATTGATTCTCTAAAAAGGGAATTATTGGAGGCATTCCCGGGCATAGTAAACGTCCACGATTTGCACGTATGGCAGCTAACAGGACAGAAGATAATATCTACTGTGCACATAATATTTTTGGACCCAATG GTTTATGCTAGTATTACTGATCAGGTGACTGCTTTCTTTATAGAGATGGGTATAACTCAAGTTACTATACAACCAGAGTTCCATAAA ATAAAGCCAAATACGACAAGAACCGGTTGTCTGATTCGGTGTCACGGCGAACGCTGCAGCTCCTCACAATGTTGTTCTAAAGAGAAGTTCATCGAGGACTCTGATGTAACCATTAAAATGCAAGGACAATCTATAAACAAGAAGCTTGAGAAGAAAGAAATTGTACCATCTTCATCGTCGATCGACTTGAAGAAATTCATCGTTCACGATAAAGAGTGCATTTCGCAACCTCAtttgtctagggatatttcgacCCGCAATCGAACGAACGACGGTCGAACACAAAATGTCAACGATGTTATTGACGATAGTTCCTGTACGATAAATATAGATATCAGTGATAGACAATCTAGTGGAATTCCTATACAGAACGCGGCATCTTAA
- the ZnT77C gene encoding zinc transporter 77C isoform X5: protein MPITCCVISLHLPAASRRSSRRQSGSSYSGNSICSSVHNSSICINGEERGSSTSLSTKTKQSRSDRRMKNTFGWARIDIVTMLICCVLLASFCFSLLVEALQTLVHIDHLDEMHHPMPVLAIGASGILLNAFCYILIGGYTFNQGIVLHVTMNGDVILRRNVSSQQTKEGEQQLSTQTRRSPLGIPKSQGFRETCRDVLGCIFVILVSILVYFTDSNVAKYIDPLFAIISSISLFVLSYPYMKESGLILLQTIPNHINIDSLKRELLEAFPGIVNVHDLHVWQLTGQKIISTVHIIFLDPMVYASITDQVTAFFIEMGITQVTIQPEFHKIKPNTTRTGCLIRCHGERCSSSQCCSKEKFIEDSDVTIKMQGQSINKKLEKKEIVPSSSSIDLKKFIVHDKECISQPHLSRDISTRNRTNDGRTQNVNDVIDDSSCTINIDISDRQSSGIPIQNAAS, encoded by the exons ATGCCTATCACATGCTGTGTAATATCATTGCACTTGCCGGCTGCATCGCGTCGATCAAG CCGTCGTCAAAGTGGAAGCAGTTACAGTGGAAACAGTATTTGCAGTTCAGTACATAATTCCTCCATTTGTATAAATGGCGAAGAACGAGGTTCCTCGACATCTTTGTCGACAAAGACTAAG CAATCACGATCGGATAGAAGAATGAAGAATACTTTTGGCTGGGCCAGGATAGATATCGTTACAATGTTAATCTGCTGTGTTTTGCTGGCGTCATTTTGTTTTTCGTTGCTGGTGGAAGCTTTGCAGACTCTGGTACACATTGATCATCTGGACGAAATGCATCATCCGATGCCGGTTTTAGCGATCGGTGCATCTGGCATTCTTTTGAACGCCTTTTGTTACATACTAATCGGAGGATACACCTTTAATCAGGGAATTGTTTTACATGTTACCATGAACGGAGACGTCATTCTACGGAg AAATGTTAGCTCGCAGCAAACAAAGGAAGGTGAACAGCAGTTATCAACGCAAACCAGAAGAAGTCCATTGGGAATACCAAAGAGTCAGGGTTTTCGGGAAACTTGCCGTGACGTACTAGGCTGCATTTTCGTAATTCTGGTATCCATTTTGGTGTATTTCACTGACTCGAATGTAGCCAAGTACATAGATCCACTTTTCGCCATTATTTCTTCGATTTCTCTCTTCGTCCTCAGCTATCCATATA TGAAGGAATCTGGCTTAATTCTGCTTCAAACAATACCAAATCACATAAACATTGATTCTCTAAAAAGGGAATTATTGGAGGCATTCCCGGGCATAGTAAACGTCCACGATTTGCACGTATGGCAGCTAACAGGACAGAAGATAATATCTACTGTGCACATAATATTTTTGGACCCAATG GTTTATGCTAGTATTACTGATCAGGTGACTGCTTTCTTTATAGAGATGGGTATAACTCAAGTTACTATACAACCAGAGTTCCATAAA ATAAAGCCAAATACGACAAGAACCGGTTGTCTGATTCGGTGTCACGGCGAACGCTGCAGCTCCTCACAATGTTGTTCTAAAGAGAAGTTCATCGAGGACTCTGATGTAACCATTAAAATGCAAGGACAATCTATAAACAAGAAGCTTGAGAAGAAAGAAATTGTACCATCTTCATCGTCGATCGACTTGAAGAAATTCATCGTTCACGATAAAGAGTGCATTTCGCAACCTCAtttgtctagggatatttcgacCCGCAATCGAACGAACGACGGTCGAACACAAAATGTCAACGATGTTATTGACGATAGTTCCTGTACGATAAATATAGATATCAGTGATAGACAATCTAGTGGAATTCCTATACAGAACGCGGCATCTTAA